A window of Desulfobaculum bizertense DSM 18034 genomic DNA:
ATCCTGAACGTCAATCACTGCATTCGCACCAAAACGGAATGCACTCTGCTCGGAATTGATGGTGAAAAATTCATGAAATGCACCGAAGAATACCCAGAGCTGAACAAACTGCTGCTGCGCTCCGTGACGGAAAACCTTATCAACCTGCTCGCACTTTCAACAGGCATCGTCTCTCGCCCCGCAGGAAGCCGAGTGTGCCAGCTGCTGCTCGACTTCATGTCCGACGATACCCCGCCCCAGTTCCCTCGCTACCTGACCTACAACGAAATAGCCTTCCACCTCTCTATGCACGTCATCACCGTGACCAAAATCTTTAAAGCTCTGAAAGACCAGCACATCATCTCAAAACGAGGACAGGGGGGGACAATCCTGAACCCCGAACGGCTGCGAGCTATTGCCCACGAAGAGGAAGAACTCGTTTACTAATTCCACCACAGTCCTAACAACACACCTCATCCCACCCACATTCATAACTGCACATCTTTTCCCGCCCACCGCCCCCATTGCGGGGTGCAGGGGGATGCAATCCCCTTGCCCACCGGAGGTAAAAAAAGCGCCGATCCACCACACCGAACCGCACAACACACATATCTAAACCAGCCAACCGCCCTAAAAAACACATCTCTTTTCCCTCCAACAGTCCCAACAGCACACCCCATCCCGCCCGCCGCCCAAAAGCATAAAAAAAGCCCCCCAGAACACTGAGGGGCACACGCTGAGAGGCTCCGAGAGCTACGCGTCGGCGAAACGCATAATTTCATCAATGCCCTTGCGAGGAGTCGCGGCGGCTTTACCTTCTTCGTGGCCATACACGATGAGGGCGGCGACCGTCTCATCCTCTGGAAGATGAACAATCTCGGAAATGGATTTATCGTTAATCACACCCATGATACAGGTGCCAACGCCTTTCTCATGAGCGGCAAGACAAAAAGTCTGACAGGCAATGCCAGCATCAAAAACTTCCCAAACACTGGCCTTTGACGTGACGTAATCCCCGCCATCAAGCTTGCCGCTCTTGCCTTTGACGAAACTCAACACAGCCACGCCCTTGGCATTCTTGAGCGTGTTGATGTTGTAAACAAAATCATTCACACCATCCGTGGCGAGCTTCTT
This region includes:
- a CDS encoding Crp/Fnr family transcriptional regulator, yielding MTVGINAKEYELILRDMGTEITVPKGKQLSQKNVYYLKRGVCALTYHTEKGDESSYLYFKSGTLMNFLRSIVHSVGIGTEITTKRILNVNHCIRTKTECTLLGIDGEKFMKCTEEYPELNKLLLRSVTENLINLLALSTGIVSRPAGSRVCQLLLDFMSDDTPPQFPRYLTYNEIAFHLSMHVITVTKIFKALKDQHIISKRGQGGTILNPERLRAIAHEEEELVY
- a CDS encoding nitroreductase family protein — translated: MDAVEMIKERRSVRKFKDQKVSRDLMREIIDIARWAPSWANYQVARYTLVDDPNLIKKLATDGVNDFVYNINTLKNAKGVAVLSFVKGKSGKLDGGDYVTSKASVWEVFDAGIACQTFCLAAHEKGVGTCIMGVINDKSISEIVHLPEDETVAALIVYGHEEGKAAATPRKGIDEIMRFADA